In Longimicrobium sp., a single genomic region encodes these proteins:
- a CDS encoding DinB family protein gives MIEEMRRLYAHLRWADRRVLEALRGAPGPPDDALRIYAHVLGAEHTWLSRLRERPATVAIWPTLTLDECAALARENADGFDALLEEAGMGGLAREVAYRNSAGDEFRSRIDDILLHAAMHGAYHRGQVALLLRRAGAEPLATDYIAFVRGAPAATRRD, from the coding sequence ATGATCGAGGAGATGCGCCGCCTCTACGCGCACCTGCGCTGGGCGGACAGGCGCGTGCTGGAGGCGCTGCGCGGCGCGCCCGGGCCGCCGGACGACGCGCTGCGGATCTACGCGCACGTGCTGGGCGCCGAGCACACCTGGCTGTCTCGCCTCCGCGAGCGGCCCGCGACGGTGGCGATCTGGCCCACGCTCACCCTGGACGAGTGCGCGGCGCTCGCCCGCGAGAACGCGGACGGCTTCGACGCGCTGCTGGAGGAGGCGGGCATGGGCGGCCTGGCGCGCGAGGTGGCGTACCGCAACAGCGCGGGCGACGAGTTCCGCTCGCGCATCGACGACATCCTGCTGCACGCGGCCATGCACGGCGCCTACCACCGCGGCCAGGTGGCGCTCCTGCTCCGCCGCGCCGGCGCCGAGCCGCTGGCGACCGACTAC
- a CDS encoding M23 family metallopeptidase: MLRRPSLRQVAISVALGEAALLLGLAVYLAVTGRALVIAFPPRESVGRVEPSPRLVIPVAGVRAAELRDSYGAARSGGRAHKGVDIFAARGTPVLAAAAGIVVKRDSGGAGGIAVYERDLDGRTIYYYAHLNGYRAGLREGDLVRQGDVIGYVGQTGNVSGSPHLHFAVFTVDDPNRWWRGRDLNPYPLLRGAGDAPPPDRRR, translated from the coding sequence TTGCTTCGACGTCCGTCGCTTCGTCAGGTGGCGATCTCGGTCGCGCTGGGGGAGGCGGCCCTGCTGCTGGGGCTCGCCGTGTACCTCGCCGTGACGGGGAGGGCGCTGGTGATCGCCTTTCCGCCGCGGGAGAGCGTGGGGCGCGTGGAGCCGTCGCCGCGGCTGGTGATCCCGGTGGCGGGGGTGCGCGCGGCGGAGCTGCGGGACAGCTACGGCGCCGCGCGCTCCGGCGGGCGCGCGCACAAGGGCGTCGACATCTTCGCGGCGCGCGGCACGCCCGTGCTCGCGGCCGCCGCGGGCATCGTCGTGAAGCGCGACTCCGGTGGGGCGGGCGGGATCGCCGTCTACGAGCGCGACCTGGACGGGCGCACCATCTACTACTACGCGCACCTGAACGGCTACCGGGCGGGGCTCAGGGAGGGCGACCTGGTGCGCCAGGGCGACGTGATCGGCTACGTCGGCCAGACGGGGAACGTGTCGGGGAGCCCGCACCTGCACTTCGCCGTCTTCACCGTCGACGACCCCAACCGCTGGTGGCGCGGCCGCGACCTCAACCCCTACCCCCTCCTCCGCGGCGCCGGCGACGCGCCACCGCCCGACCGGCGGCGTTGA
- a CDS encoding Arc family DNA-binding protein, producing the protein MPSLTIKSIPEDLLNRLRQSAAAHRRSLNSEVLVRLESSVGSTRLDPDAFLARIDALRESVNMKPISDEFLEQAKREGRP; encoded by the coding sequence ATGCCGAGCCTGACTATCAAGAGCATCCCTGAAGATCTGCTGAACCGGCTGAGGCAGAGCGCGGCGGCACACCGGCGCAGTCTCAACAGCGAAGTGCTGGTGCGCCTCGAAAGCTCCGTGGGCAGTACGCGGCTCGATCCCGACGCTTTTCTCGCCCGCATCGATGCCCTTCGGGAAAGCGTCAACATGAAGCCGATCTCCGACGAGTTCTTGGAGCAGGCGAAGCGCGAGGGCCGCCCGTGA
- a CDS encoding type II toxin-antitoxin system VapC family toxin, whose amino-acid sequence MIVADTNLIAYLLLPGPQTLRARAVFQKDPLWAAPLLWRSEFRNVLALAMRLQGMVLSDALRFMQEAEKLLDKQEFTVASAPVLNLAQRSGCAAYDCEFVHLAQELGVPLVTADQKVLRAFPGTAVSLEDFVK is encoded by the coding sequence GTGATCGTCGCCGACACGAACCTGATCGCGTACCTGCTGCTGCCCGGACCGCAAACTCTCCGTGCGCGCGCAGTCTTCCAGAAGGATCCGCTCTGGGCGGCTCCCCTCCTCTGGCGAAGCGAGTTCCGCAACGTGCTGGCGCTGGCGATGCGACTGCAGGGAATGGTGCTCTCGGATGCGCTCAGGTTCATGCAGGAAGCCGAAAAGCTTTTGGACAAACAGGAATTTACGGTGGCGTCCGCGCCCGTATTGAACCTGGCGCAACGGTCGGGCTGCGCGGCGTACGATTGCGAGTTCGTTCACCTCGCCCAGGAGCTTGGCGTGCCGCTGGTCACTGCCGATCAGAAGGTACTGCGGGCGTTTCCCGGTACGGCCGTGTCTCTCGAAGACTTCGTGAAGTAA